A single region of the Phycisphaerae bacterium RAS1 genome encodes:
- a CDS encoding anaerobic benzoate catabolism transcriptional regulator: MAKKLPELQRDFGRRIRELRLRAGLTQKQLGDRCGKRYSMQRIGQVERGLTNCTLETITSLARGLRCEPIELFLFETTRSIGGVSLSDARLSDLWRALSEEKKQKLLRVLGELM, translated from the coding sequence ATGGCGAAGAAACTCCCCGAACTGCAGCGCGATTTCGGCCGGCGCATCCGGGAGCTGCGGCTGCGCGCCGGGCTCACACAGAAGCAGCTCGGGGACCGGTGCGGAAAGCGCTATTCAATGCAGCGCATCGGGCAGGTGGAGCGTGGCCTGACCAATTGCACGCTCGAAACGATCACGTCGCTGGCCCGCGGGCTGCGGTGCGAACCCATTGAGCTGTTTCTATTTGAGACGACGCGCTCGATCGGCGGGGTGTCGCTTTCCGACGCGCGTCTCAGCGACCTGTGGCGGGCGCTGAGCGAGGAAAAAAAGCAGAAGCTCCTGCGGGTGCTGGGCGAGCTGATGTGA